A part of Gossypium hirsutum isolate 1008001.06 chromosome A07, Gossypium_hirsutum_v2.1, whole genome shotgun sequence genomic DNA contains:
- the LOC107956324 gene encoding uncharacterized protein codes for MAETEDKVRLIRDRLKPTSDRQKSYADLKSREIEYEVEDHVFLKLGLPPKLDRILNIFLVSMLRLYRSDPSHVIPVEEIELRLDLSFEEELIQILDHEVNILRRKSIPLVKLLWQNHGSKKVT; via the exons ATGGCTGAGACTGAAGACAAAGTTCGTTTGATTCGAGATCGACTTAAGCCtacttctgatagacagaagtcttatgcggaCCTTAAGAGCCGAGAGATTGAGTATGAGGTAGAGGACCATGTTTTCCTTAAG CTTGGGTTGCCTCCGAAGTTAGATCGTATCCTTAATATCTTTCTCGTATCTATGTTGAGACtttaccgatctgatccttcccATGTGATtccagtggaggagattgagtTAAGGCTAGATTTATCCTTTGAGGAGGAGCTGATACAGATTCTGGATCACGAGGTTAATATTTTGAGAAGGAAGAGCATTCCTTTGGTTAAATTACTTTGGCAGAATCATGGTTCCAAGAAAGTCACTTAA